Proteins encoded in a region of the Flammeovirga yaeyamensis genome:
- a CDS encoding NAD(P)H-hydrate dehydratase: MKLYTAQQIRDWDKFTIKNEPIKSIDLMERAAGKLTDWYLENCGGYEDVSIFCGIGNNGGDGLVMARLLSNEQFDVKVFIVHFGENPSPDFTENLERLPKKIDCVHIKESTDIPELNKETVIVDCIFGSGISRPPKGITLDVITKINKSNNPVISVDIASGLYTDHYSTHFNSIVEADITLTLEVPKLSMLFPENEKNVGELHILKIGLDKEYARTVDSNFYFTTSQTAEKIYKPRKRFDHKGKFGHVLLVGGSKGMIGAVQLATRSALRSGAGKTSVIVPSCGYEILQATCPEAMCIADPSRNHIVASTLLKPYTAIGIGPGIGKHEQTKKAIRSIIEDAEKPIVLDADALNLLSENSDWWEMIPENSILTPHVGEFERLADIHFINSFDRLEAASKMAQDRKVIIILKGANTAVCLPNGEIHFNSTGNPGLAKGGSGDALLGLITGLLGQKYNSMEAAILGVYIHGKAGDYAAQNMSIESVTTSDVIDHIGKVFLGF, from the coding sequence ATGAAACTATATACTGCACAACAGATAAGAGATTGGGACAAATTCACTATTAAAAACGAACCCATCAAAAGTATTGATTTAATGGAACGTGCCGCTGGCAAATTAACTGATTGGTACCTTGAAAACTGTGGCGGTTATGAAGATGTGAGTATATTTTGTGGTATTGGAAATAACGGTGGTGATGGCTTAGTGATGGCAAGACTCCTCTCCAATGAACAATTTGATGTTAAAGTTTTCATTGTCCACTTTGGAGAAAATCCTTCTCCCGACTTTACTGAAAACTTAGAACGCTTACCTAAGAAAATTGATTGTGTCCACATCAAAGAATCTACTGATATTCCTGAGTTAAACAAAGAAACTGTGATTGTAGATTGCATTTTCGGATCAGGCATCTCTCGTCCTCCAAAAGGAATTACTTTGGATGTGATCACCAAAATCAATAAATCAAACAATCCAGTCATTTCAGTAGATATTGCTTCTGGACTGTATACCGATCATTATTCTACCCATTTTAATAGCATCGTAGAAGCGGATATCACTCTCACATTGGAAGTTCCAAAACTTTCTATGTTGTTCCCTGAAAACGAAAAGAATGTAGGTGAATTACATATACTAAAAATTGGATTAGATAAAGAATATGCAAGGACTGTAGATTCGAATTTCTATTTCACTACTTCACAGACAGCAGAAAAGATTTACAAACCTAGAAAGCGATTTGATCACAAAGGCAAGTTTGGTCATGTGTTATTAGTAGGCGGAAGTAAAGGTATGATTGGTGCCGTACAATTGGCCACTAGATCTGCTTTACGATCTGGTGCTGGTAAAACCTCTGTAATTGTTCCATCTTGTGGTTACGAAATCCTTCAAGCTACCTGCCCTGAAGCCATGTGTATTGCTGATCCATCTAGAAATCATATTGTCGCCTCTACTCTATTAAAGCCTTACACTGCCATTGGTATTGGACCAGGAATAGGAAAACATGAACAAACAAAAAAAGCGATCCGATCGATCATTGAAGACGCTGAAAAGCCGATTGTCTTAGATGCTGATGCTCTTAATCTGTTATCAGAAAATAGCGATTGGTGGGAAATGATTCCCGAAAACTCCATTTTAACTCCTCATGTTGGGGAATTCGAAAGACTAGCTGATATACATTTCATCAATTCATTTGACCGTTTAGAAGCCGCTTCAAAAATGGCTCAGGATCGAAAGGTGATTATTATTCTTAAAGGGGCAAATACTGCGGTCTGTTTACCAAATGGTGAAATTCACTTTAACTCTACTGGTAATCCAGGATTAGCCAAAGGTGGAAGTGGTGATGCTTTGTTGGGATTAATTACTGGTTTACTCGGACAAAAATACAATTCCATGGAAGCAGCTATTCTTGGTGTCTACATTCATGGAAAAGCTGGTGATTATGCCGCACAGAATATGAGTATAGAATCTGTGACCACTTCTGATGTGATTGATCATATTGGGAAAGTGTTTCTTGGGTTTTAG
- a CDS encoding adenylate/guanylate cyclase domain-containing protein: MINEVNDPKFEVKKFHQITQGAYLVGLLGHISAIFLFWYIGVTELVIFNILFSCPAFASALYLNNNKHENYAFFLACVELLFHQVLCTYFLGWGFGAHFWLIYLAGLSFFNPNWNRKVQFGLLILICIVYVTISIVFKHGIYSLDTDMLHFSYISNAVFTIIITSLLINFYAQSTKRLEHNLRQEQKVTKRLLEKIRGLFGQQISQKIAQHMISSEEEIKTTNFDASIMFLDIRDFTVFADSRAPSEVAKFQNIVFGELIEIIRKNNGVVLQLLGDGLMAVFGAPIKYDGHEKDAVKSGFEILQCINQLVEEEKIPEIKIGIGLHSGNIVAGNIGNDERKAYSLTGKNVIIAARIESLNKTYNSQFLISENIFDRMEKSDVDIEEIGDVKLKGMETPTKIFKLA; this comes from the coding sequence ATGATCAATGAGGTAAACGACCCAAAGTTTGAAGTTAAAAAGTTTCATCAAATTACTCAGGGAGCCTATTTAGTTGGACTATTAGGACATATATCTGCCATCTTTCTATTTTGGTACATTGGTGTAACAGAACTAGTCATTTTTAATATTCTCTTTAGCTGTCCAGCATTTGCATCAGCCCTCTATTTAAATAACAATAAGCACGAGAATTATGCTTTCTTCTTAGCTTGTGTGGAACTGTTGTTTCATCAAGTATTGTGTACTTATTTCTTAGGATGGGGATTTGGTGCTCATTTTTGGTTAATCTATTTAGCAGGCCTTAGCTTTTTTAATCCAAATTGGAATAGAAAAGTACAATTCGGATTATTGATATTAATCTGCATAGTCTATGTAACAATATCCATTGTTTTTAAACATGGTATCTATTCTTTAGATACAGATATGCTGCATTTTTCCTATATTTCAAATGCAGTCTTTACCATAATAATTACGTCTCTTTTAATTAATTTCTATGCTCAATCGACAAAACGATTGGAACATAATTTACGTCAGGAGCAAAAAGTCACTAAAAGGTTATTGGAAAAAATTAGGGGCCTATTTGGTCAGCAGATCTCTCAGAAAATCGCTCAGCATATGATTAGCAGCGAAGAAGAAATTAAAACCACTAATTTTGATGCCTCCATTATGTTCCTAGATATTCGAGATTTTACTGTTTTTGCAGATTCACGAGCTCCCTCAGAGGTTGCTAAATTTCAGAATATTGTTTTTGGTGAATTGATAGAAATTATTCGAAAAAATAATGGGGTAGTTCTTCAATTATTAGGAGATGGTTTGATGGCAGTTTTCGGAGCACCTATCAAATATGATGGGCATGAAAAGGATGCAGTAAAGTCAGGCTTTGAAATACTTCAATGTATAAATCAATTAGTGGAAGAGGAGAAAATACCCGAAATAAAGATTGGGATCGGCCTTCATAGCGGAAATATTGTAGCAGGTAACATAGGTAACGACGAAAGAAAAGCCTATTCACTTACAGGAAAGAACGTGATCATAGCTGCAAGAATAGAATCTTTAAATAAGACGTATAACAGTCAGTTTTTAATCTCAGAAAACATCTTTGATCGCATGGAAAAGAGTGATGTTGACATTGAAGAAATTGGTGATGTGAAATTGAAAGGGATGGAAACGCCGACTAAGATTTTTAAATTAGCTTAG
- a CDS encoding prolyl oligopeptidase family serine peptidase produces the protein MNKNIVSALLLTSVAAFTACNKQMPHKYPDTKKEIVEDEYFGTKVQDPYRWLEDDKSSETADWVAEENEVTQAFLAKIPFKKGIQDRLTELWNYEKITAPRKHGNWLYFYKNDGLQNQYVLYRKKPNSDVEEVFLDPNTFSEDGTTSLSTIKFTYDGKLAAYATSTGGSDWRDIYVLDTETKEIVEAPVRNAKFTNIAWNKNKGFYYSKYDQPKEGSQLSGMTQHHKLMYHQLGTSQNDDKLVFGGKETPRRYVGAYVTDDEKYLVITAAVNTTGNELYIQDLSKKNAPIITLVDNFDNNHSIIYSDNKQFWIETNYNAPNGKVVVAKVNAAQRAHWTDLIPETENVLSVSTSGKKIFAKYMKDAISKVYQYDLEGKKEKEVKLPGVGTASGFYGEDEDKTLFYTFTSYTMPSTTFEYNIETGESKEYIRPNVKFNPNDYTSEQVFYKSKDGTKVPMIITYKKGLKKDGQNPTILYGYGGFSVSLQPRFSVANVVWLENGGVYAVPNLRGGGEYGEKWHLAGTKMNKQNVFDDFIAAAEYLKKEGYTSTEKLALRGGSNGGLLVGATMTQRPDLAAVAFPAVGVLDMLRYNKFTAGAGWAYDYGTAEDSKEMFEYLKGYSPYHNVKQGVNYPSTLITTADHDDRVVPAHSFKFAAELQAKDSGKNPVLIRIATNAGHGAGKPTSMIIEEYADIFGFAWYNMDVTPSLDHKVDSKTM, from the coding sequence ATGAATAAGAACATCGTTTCGGCTCTTCTCTTAACTAGCGTTGCAGCCTTTACTGCATGTAATAAACAAATGCCACATAAGTATCCTGATACTAAAAAAGAAATCGTAGAAGACGAATATTTCGGTACTAAAGTACAAGATCCTTATCGTTGGTTAGAAGACGATAAATCTTCTGAGACGGCGGATTGGGTTGCAGAAGAAAATGAGGTAACTCAGGCATTTCTTGCCAAAATTCCTTTTAAGAAAGGTATTCAAGATCGTTTAACTGAACTTTGGAACTACGAAAAAATTACCGCACCTCGTAAACATGGGAATTGGTTGTATTTCTATAAAAATGATGGGCTTCAAAATCAATATGTACTGTATAGAAAGAAACCTAATTCTGATGTTGAGGAGGTATTCTTAGATCCTAATACATTCTCTGAGGATGGTACGACTTCCCTATCAACAATCAAATTTACTTATGACGGAAAGTTAGCAGCTTATGCTACTTCTACAGGTGGATCTGATTGGAGAGATATCTATGTTCTAGATACAGAGACTAAAGAAATTGTTGAGGCTCCGGTGAGAAATGCGAAGTTTACAAACATCGCTTGGAATAAGAATAAAGGATTCTATTACAGTAAATATGACCAACCTAAAGAAGGTTCACAGTTATCAGGTATGACACAACATCATAAATTGATGTACCACCAATTAGGTACATCCCAAAATGATGACAAATTGGTCTTTGGTGGTAAGGAAACACCAAGAAGATATGTGGGTGCCTATGTTACTGATGATGAAAAATACTTAGTCATTACAGCTGCTGTGAACACAACAGGCAATGAATTATACATTCAAGATTTATCGAAGAAGAATGCACCAATTATTACATTGGTAGACAACTTCGATAACAACCACAGCATCATTTATTCTGATAACAAACAATTCTGGATCGAAACCAACTACAATGCGCCTAATGGAAAAGTGGTAGTTGCTAAAGTAAATGCTGCACAAAGAGCTCATTGGACAGATTTAATTCCAGAAACTGAAAATGTGTTATCGGTAAGTACTTCTGGAAAGAAAATCTTTGCGAAGTATATGAAGGATGCTATCTCAAAAGTATATCAATACGATTTAGAAGGGAAGAAAGAAAAAGAGGTAAAATTACCGGGTGTGGGTACTGCATCAGGTTTCTATGGTGAAGATGAGGATAAAACTTTATTCTACACATTCACTTCATACACTATGCCTTCTACCACTTTTGAATACAACATCGAAACGGGAGAATCGAAAGAATATATTCGTCCGAATGTAAAATTCAATCCGAACGATTATACTTCTGAACAAGTATTCTATAAATCAAAAGACGGTACAAAAGTGCCAATGATCATTACATATAAAAAAGGATTAAAGAAAGATGGACAAAACCCTACGATCCTTTACGGTTATGGTGGGTTTAGCGTAAGCTTACAACCTCGTTTCTCTGTGGCCAATGTAGTATGGTTAGAAAATGGTGGTGTTTACGCTGTTCCAAACCTTAGAGGTGGCGGTGAATATGGAGAGAAGTGGCACCTTGCGGGTACAAAAATGAACAAACAAAATGTTTTTGATGATTTCATTGCAGCTGCAGAATACCTTAAAAAAGAAGGGTATACTTCTACTGAAAAACTTGCCCTCCGTGGTGGTTCTAATGGTGGTTTGTTAGTAGGTGCGACAATGACGCAACGTCCTGATTTAGCTGCAGTTGCCTTCCCTGCCGTTGGTGTTCTTGATATGTTACGATACAATAAGTTTACAGCCGGAGCAGGTTGGGCTTATGATTATGGTACAGCAGAAGACTCGAAAGAAATGTTTGAATATTTAAAGGGTTACTCTCCTTACCACAATGTAAAACAAGGGGTTAATTATCCTTCTACATTAATTACTACAGCCGATCATGATGACCGTGTGGTTCCAGCTCACTCATTTAAATTTGCAGCTGAGCTACAAGCTAAGGATTCAGGTAAAAACCCTGTTCTTATCCGTATTGCTACAAATGCTGGTCACGGTGCAGGTAAACCTACAAGCATGATTATCGAAGAATATGCAGATATCTTCGGATTTGCTTGGTACAATATGGATGTTACTCCGTCATTGGATCATAAAGTGGATTCAAAGACGATGTAA